GTCGTTGACCGCGTCGACGCCAGGGAACTTGTCCGCCACGACCTCGAGCAGGAGCAGGACGCCGAGGATCCAGAGGGAGGCGTCGGCGGAGAGCCAGGTCCAGCCCGCAGGTAGGTCCACGAGGCCCGTGAACCGGTCCAGCAGGCCCAGTGCCAGCATGGGGATGTAGGCGTTGAGCCCGGCCGACGTGGCCAGGCCCGTGCCGGTGAGGAACTCGAGCACGCGCGCCCCCTCCTTCGCGGGCCCCTCGGGGCGCCCGGGCGGGCGCGGATGTGCCGAGGGCCCTGCGCACAGTGAACACCATCGGCACGCTCAGGCTTCCCGTCCGGCGTCCCCGCGGGCGGGACGCGCGCCGCCGTGCGGGCCCTACGATGGCCGCATGTCGCAGACCGCCCCCGCCTCCCAGAACCATGACGCCGTCCCCGCCCTCGCCCTGGCCATCGCCGGGTCCGAGGCCACCGGCGGTGCCGGCGCCCAGGCCGACCTCAAGACGTTCCAGGAGCTGGGCGTCTTCGGCATCGTCGCCCTGACCTGCATCGTCTCCTTCGACCCGAAGGACGACTGGAACCACCGCTTCTTCCCCGTGCCCACCGAGGTGCTCGAGCACCAGCTCGAGGCCGTCCAGCAGGACTACCCGGAGCTGCTGCGCACCGTGAAGCTGGGCATGCAGGGCTCCCCGGAGGTCATCCGCACCTCGGCCGCGGCCCTGCGCCGTCAGGAGTGGGACCACGTGGTGCTGGACCCGGTCCTCATCTGCAAGGGCCAGGAGCCGGGCCACGCGCTGGACACGGACCAGGCGCTGAAGGCGGAGCTGCTGCCCCTGGCCACCTTCACCACCCCGAACCACTTCGAGACCGAGCAGCTCTCCGGCATGACC
The sequence above is a segment of the Micrococcus endophyticus genome. Coding sequences within it:
- a CDS encoding hydroxymethylpyrimidine/phosphomethylpyrimidine kinase, encoding MSQTAPASQNHDAVPALALAIAGSEATGGAGAQADLKTFQELGVFGIVALTCIVSFDPKDDWNHRFFPVPTEVLEHQLEAVQQDYPELLRTVKLGMQGSPEVIRTSAAALRRQEWDHVVLDPVLICKGQEPGHALDTDQALKAELLPLATFTTPNHFETEQLSGMTVRSVDDLVAAARRIHEVSGAAVLAKGGMHLPGPDAVDVFVDADTVEVLSAPKIGEAGVSGAGCSLAAAVTAELAKGATPLEAARRAKEFVRAGIEQAVAGRTPFAALWQGGLRDR